A DNA window from Fodinibius sp. Rm-B-1B1-1 contains the following coding sequences:
- the thiD gene encoding bifunctional hydroxymethylpyrimidine kinase/phosphomethylpyrimidine kinase, with amino-acid sequence MPHSNLENSVPIALTIAGSDPSGGAGLQADLKTFSSLGIFGMTAITALTIGNTTGVYDIIKMDPATVCRQVRAVIDDIQPKSIKTGLTGSKEVILNVANLIEEHASCPLIVDPVMATKRGDILASNNEVSAYQSYLLPQAEIVTPNIPEAELLAGMTIPSPNAMPKAAKKIKDLGCKSVVIKGGYFDDWSDSNDLFYDGKELNWLNSSRIASKHTHGSGDVFSAAITANLAKNKTLFESVQQAKKIVTKAIHSAPKLGQGQGPVGYSFKQ; translated from the coding sequence ATGCCGCATTCAAATTTAGAAAATTCAGTACCCATAGCTTTAACTATTGCTGGAAGTGATCCCAGTGGTGGAGCAGGATTACAAGCCGATCTAAAAACATTTTCCTCTTTAGGTATTTTCGGAATGACAGCCATTACAGCCTTGACAATTGGAAACACAACTGGCGTATATGATATAATTAAAATGGATCCTGCTACTGTCTGCCGACAAGTTCGAGCTGTCATTGATGACATACAACCCAAAAGTATTAAAACAGGCCTTACCGGCTCTAAGGAGGTTATCTTAAATGTAGCTAACTTGATCGAAGAACATGCCTCTTGCCCATTAATTGTGGATCCAGTTATGGCTACTAAACGAGGAGATATATTAGCTTCAAACAATGAAGTCTCAGCCTACCAATCGTATTTATTACCCCAAGCAGAAATAGTTACTCCCAATATTCCTGAAGCTGAACTGTTGGCAGGGATGACCATCCCCTCTCCCAATGCTATGCCAAAAGCAGCCAAAAAGATTAAGGATTTAGGTTGCAAATCTGTTGTTATAAAAGGAGGATACTTCGATGACTGGTCAGATAGTAATGACCTTTTTTATGATGGTAAAGAATTAAATTGGCTAAACTCTTCACGAATAGCCTCCAAACATACACATGGTTCAGGGGATGTATTTTCAGCAGCTATTACAGCAAATTTGGCTAAGAACAAAACCTTATTCGAATCTGTACAACAAGCTAAAAAAATAGTAACCAAAGCTATCCATAGCGCACCAAAACTTGGTCAGGGACAAGGGCCAGTTGGGTATAGTTTCAAGCAATAA
- a CDS encoding type 1 glutamine amidotransferase has translation MNIHYLQHVPFEGPGAIKSWAEERNHKLTDTQLYESQNLPSVEGIGALIIMGGPMGVYDEQDYPWLKKEKAFIKECINSQKKVLGICLGAQLIANALGAKVVTLLEKEIGWFPIQWSSSALNHPMLNFLPPQQMVFHWHGDMFYLPQNAISIGKSEGCENQGFMLDDYVLGLQFHLEITQEGLSKLVNNSQGDLENGRFMQDADHILSEGCFEQNHNTMYQLLDRFLQ, from the coding sequence ATGAACATACACTATCTGCAACATGTCCCCTTTGAAGGACCAGGTGCTATCAAATCATGGGCTGAAGAGCGAAACCATAAACTAACTGACACACAACTGTATGAATCCCAAAACCTACCGTCAGTTGAAGGTATCGGGGCATTGATTATCATGGGTGGACCGATGGGAGTCTATGACGAGCAGGATTACCCTTGGTTAAAAAAAGAGAAGGCATTCATAAAAGAGTGTATTAATAGCCAGAAAAAAGTGCTTGGAATTTGTTTAGGAGCACAACTTATCGCTAATGCATTAGGAGCAAAAGTAGTAACTCTCTTGGAGAAAGAGATAGGCTGGTTTCCAATTCAATGGTCCTCATCTGCTCTAAACCATCCCATGTTAAACTTCTTGCCTCCTCAACAAATGGTTTTCCACTGGCATGGTGATATGTTTTATCTACCTCAGAATGCTATCAGCATAGGTAAAAGTGAAGGCTGCGAAAACCAAGGCTTTATGCTTGATGATTATGTCTTGGGCCTCCAATTTCATTTAGAAATAACACAAGAGGGACTGTCAAAATTAGTAAATAATTCCCAGGGTGACCTTGAAAACGGTCGATTTATGCAAGATGCTGACCATATACTTAGCGAGGGCTGTTTTGAGCAAAATCATAATACAATGTATCAATTACTTGACCGCTTCTTACAGTAG
- a CDS encoding YggS family pyridoxal phosphate-dependent enzyme translates to MNNSIKKNIQQVKSRIGQACRRVGRDPNEIQIILATKTVDTQCILKAAELGYSIIGENRVQEARRKIKEMGKKANELNWHYIGHMQSNKVNKVIRFATMVQSIDRMKIVRKMNRRLKKVDKTMDVLIQVNTSGEDSKYGIHPNDAINFVRQAAKFDRLNIMGLMTIGLFSDDWARVREGFIQLRQLRETISDQNIPDVQMQHLSMGMTNDFELAIEEGATMIRIGRAIFGERNTPDSYYWPGIDTAAYSSD, encoded by the coding sequence ATGAATAATTCGATTAAAAAGAATATCCAGCAAGTCAAAAGCCGTATTGGCCAAGCTTGTCGACGAGTGGGACGTGACCCTAACGAAATTCAAATAATCCTTGCTACAAAGACAGTTGACACCCAATGTATTTTAAAAGCAGCTGAACTCGGTTACTCTATAATCGGTGAAAATAGAGTGCAAGAAGCACGGCGAAAAATTAAGGAAATGGGAAAGAAAGCTAATGAGCTTAATTGGCATTATATCGGTCATATGCAAAGCAATAAAGTAAATAAGGTAATACGATTTGCTACAATGGTCCAATCCATTGATCGCATGAAAATTGTGCGTAAAATGAATCGCAGACTCAAAAAGGTTGATAAAACTATGGATGTCTTGATTCAGGTAAATACTTCTGGAGAAGATAGTAAGTACGGCATTCATCCAAATGATGCTATTAATTTCGTCAGACAAGCCGCCAAGTTTGATCGACTAAATATTATGGGATTAATGACTATAGGCCTTTTCTCGGATGACTGGGCAAGAGTACGTGAAGGCTTTATTCAGTTGCGACAATTACGAGAAACTATTTCTGACCAAAACATTCCGGATGTACAAATGCAACATCTTTCAATGGGAATGACTAACGATTTTGAATTGGCCATAGAGGAAGGTGCAACGATGATCAGAATAGGTCGGGCAATTTTTGGCGAACGCAATACCCCTGATTCTTATTACTGGCCGGGCATCGATACGGCTGCCTATTCATCAGATTAG
- a CDS encoding LysR substrate-binding domain-containing protein: MELRQFRYLLSIAKEGTFTAAADKLFISQSALSQQVKSMEEELGVSLFDRSGHRLKFTEAGKLLHKRAQRIVKEVDGVRTAIDELEELYRGTITVGVVQTVNAYLMPRVVSFFSSQFPDIQLKIQELSAPEIEQKVHNHELDVGISFNPTVEQSLTFDALFEEDLLLIVNSNHEFAEKAWMNVDSLDKQKLILLPEGYCTRRIWEDCVSETKISPEVQIEMNTISGLLAALEKNITVGTILPALTMQMKVSNGLKAIKLRDPIPRRTVGLLWRNGGYRSKASKKFAEVVKQKYKEIQQEK, translated from the coding sequence ATGGAGTTACGACAGTTCAGATATTTACTTTCAATTGCTAAAGAAGGCACCTTCACAGCAGCTGCAGACAAACTTTTTATTTCGCAATCAGCACTTTCGCAACAGGTAAAAAGTATGGAAGAGGAACTCGGGGTATCGTTATTTGACCGTTCTGGCCATAGACTCAAATTTACTGAAGCAGGAAAGCTGCTACATAAGCGTGCACAACGAATTGTTAAGGAAGTAGATGGGGTTAGAACAGCTATAGATGAATTAGAAGAGCTCTATCGAGGTACTATTACTGTTGGTGTGGTGCAAACTGTGAATGCTTATTTGATGCCTCGCGTAGTATCATTTTTTTCGTCTCAGTTTCCAGATATTCAGCTTAAAATTCAGGAATTGTCTGCGCCGGAAATTGAGCAAAAGGTTCACAATCATGAGTTGGATGTGGGAATAAGTTTTAATCCAACTGTAGAGCAGTCGTTAACATTTGATGCATTATTTGAGGAAGATTTACTACTAATTGTTAATTCAAATCATGAATTTGCAGAAAAGGCTTGGATGAATGTGGATTCGCTTGATAAGCAAAAATTGATTCTGCTTCCTGAGGGGTATTGTACACGACGCATTTGGGAAGATTGTGTTTCAGAAACTAAGATAAGTCCTGAAGTACAAATTGAAATGAATACTATCAGTGGTCTTCTTGCTGCTTTAGAAAAGAACATTACTGTTGGGACAATTTTGCCTGCATTGACTATGCAAATGAAAGTATCCAATGGGTTAAAAGCTATAAAGTTGAGGGATCCAATTCCGCGTCGAACTGTTGGCTTATTGTGGAGAAATGGGGGATATCGGAGTAAAGCTTCAAAAAAATTTGCTGAAGTAGTAAAACAAAAGTATAAAGAGATTCAACAAGAAAAATAG
- a CDS encoding Fic family protein encodes MPKNNRFSDNVTVFRKYTLPETNMKLAGYSALIYRYDLEVPLPELLSAISEKHRSYTEGKWQVFRTVQEPDQTLLGHLTFAFRYEGIDLLILKNLFEEIEKTEIETIVQDQPTGRNSRRIWFFYEWLMEEKLNIEDAKSGNYTEALDPALQYPGPKERSKRHRVWNNLPGNRDFCPLVRRTEKLENISVEDLEKKVKNTIGKVHPDLLSRAAAFLLLKDSKASYAIEGETPPENRAERWGKAIGQAGQKDLTKDELLRLQEIVIEDRRFVDMGWRQEGGFIGVHNRVNSKPVPDHISAKWQDLPQLMEGLLKTNQSLIDSDYDPVLAATLIAFGFVFIHPFADGNGRVHRYLIHHVLAKKGFAPKGLIFPVSAVILDRIDEYREVLESYSKLQLDFIEWEATPDGNVEVLNDTIDLYRYFDATKHAEFLYECVEETVTDTLPEEVQYLERHDKMRTFIAEHFDMPDKDMENLIGFLRQNDGTLSKRARTKEFEALTEDEVTMLEGKYQKIFNN; translated from the coding sequence ATGCCCAAAAATAATCGATTTTCAGATAATGTAACCGTTTTTCGTAAATATACCCTTCCTGAAACTAACATGAAGCTGGCTGGGTATAGTGCATTAATTTACCGGTATGATTTAGAAGTACCATTACCTGAACTTCTTTCTGCAATAAGTGAGAAACACAGAAGCTATACAGAAGGTAAATGGCAGGTATTTAGGACAGTACAGGAACCAGACCAAACCTTACTTGGGCATTTAACTTTTGCTTTTAGATATGAAGGAATTGACCTACTGATCTTAAAAAATCTCTTTGAAGAAATAGAGAAGACTGAAATTGAGACTATCGTTCAGGATCAACCCACCGGCCGTAATAGCCGGCGTATATGGTTTTTCTATGAATGGTTGATGGAAGAAAAACTTAATATAGAAGATGCTAAATCAGGCAACTATACCGAGGCCTTAGATCCTGCGTTACAATATCCCGGACCTAAAGAACGATCGAAGCGCCATAGAGTTTGGAATAACTTACCAGGAAATAGGGATTTTTGCCCATTGGTAAGACGGACAGAAAAGCTCGAAAACATTAGTGTTGAGGACTTAGAAAAAAAAGTAAAAAACACGATAGGTAAGGTTCATCCTGATTTATTATCACGTGCTGCAGCATTTCTTCTGCTCAAAGATTCCAAAGCCTCCTATGCCATTGAGGGCGAAACACCTCCAGAAAATCGTGCGGAACGTTGGGGCAAGGCCATTGGTCAGGCTGGCCAGAAAGACCTTACAAAGGATGAATTACTACGACTACAAGAGATTGTCATAGAAGATCGGCGATTTGTAGATATGGGCTGGCGCCAGGAAGGAGGATTTATAGGCGTCCATAATAGAGTGAATAGCAAGCCGGTTCCAGATCATATTTCTGCAAAGTGGCAAGATCTCCCCCAACTCATGGAAGGTTTACTAAAAACGAACCAATCACTAATTGATAGTGACTATGATCCGGTATTAGCAGCCACTCTCATTGCTTTTGGCTTCGTATTTATCCATCCCTTCGCAGACGGAAACGGTCGTGTACATCGATACTTAATACATCATGTGTTAGCAAAGAAAGGGTTTGCCCCCAAAGGACTTATTTTTCCTGTTTCAGCAGTTATTCTTGACCGGATTGATGAGTATAGGGAGGTACTGGAATCTTATTCCAAGCTACAGCTTGACTTCATTGAATGGGAGGCAACACCAGATGGAAATGTCGAAGTCTTAAATGACACGATTGATCTATACAGATACTTTGATGCTACCAAACATGCTGAATTTCTATATGAATGCGTAGAGGAAACGGTTACCGATACGTTACCGGAAGAAGTTCAGTACCTGGAGCGACATGACAAGATGAGAACGTTTATAGCAGAGCATTTTGATATGCCTGATAAGGATATGGAAAACCTTATAGGATTCTTACGTCAAAATGATGGCACGTTATCCAAGCGTGCACGGACTAAAGAATTTGAGGCGTTGACCGAAGATGAAGTGACTATGTTAGAGGGGAAATATCAAAAAATATTTAACAACTAA